A section of the Flavobacteriales bacterium genome encodes:
- a CDS encoding translocation/assembly module TamB — MRMGPVTGRCSAIFAIRARDLRVRAQNYPLLSSSPFLKWSGRVLRAIAWLLLLLVVAAMMGVFALRLPSVQTWLAGRLSDYASEALGSCVRVERVHLTFTGPAELRGVLVCDLRGDTLFAVRRLNLRRWRVGTERRQVHLRGVTVEGVRWHLRQAVGDSTSNFTQWIAALSSGEPTPPGAPWTIQADAFTIRDLRFTHHNAASPVLPFGVDFEHVDVSGDVLGHDLLVIEDSIRAVLDHVSFREKSGLACTGLQGRATVSGRGIAVDHLELRTPFSTLRGRYEMRTASWRDYNDYIDRVEMRAELDSSVVDLRDIAWFAPDLEGLAARVGVRGRAYGTVRELKARELTLDYGRHTRFEGSVEMSGLPDLAGTFMVVDARTLRTDATDLATVPVPPFPEGRVMDVPRELAVLGPMAFRGNFTGFASAFTAYGSASTALGVLATDMSYDRDTVSDVFRFRGALSTTGFDLAPLAGDSTVGPIAFDVKVNARGRDLATMQADLDGRVPLITINDRPLTGITASGRLQRRLFNGQLTCDDPNVKLRFDGLADLRGAWPKVDFTAALERADLFELNIAPELHLGEVSGIVRAQGELAPDSLKGSLAIEGLTYCDDQGVLTLGDVTVASTRKDGGPVLSLRSDLVDADVQGRFLPTRLPAAFTSVVYSIFPALAEEVRYDQEQQRFAFDVQVKEAGPLLKRVVPRLELAAGARFTGMFDTRTFDMALTADLPRIAYGTIGGDSVRMILDKTLDLLVFSMRSRRQQLTDSTFLEGIDLSGKAYQDELEVRMVWDGSTHDTRGDLHLVGLVNGRTDVEIDLLPSRLHLGMGAWTNPAPVRLHVHEGGLEIRQLEVRNEEERITLDGWLSTDPERALAFDVDGVQLTHLRPFYKGPMLSGAVSGEGRVFDLFGEPSLLSYLCIDSLKVDRHPVGDITFAATWRNARREMEVGGTMQRGRLKALEFQGRVSPAAEEEQLDLVLELDSFDLAFIDPYLPEGVSDIQGRVTGDIRVGGTLSEPRVEGTALLDEAGLRIDYLNTFYSLSDRVRILPDGFWLDLVRVKDQEGRTARAVGTINHKGFANWDYDVVLELDRFLCLNTTVNDNELFYGKAYGTGDLQVSGYEDNLEVVFTGRTAPGTSISLPLGTARDLSGIDFVRFHAGSLELDTIRTPVDLSGVRLDLDVEVTPDARFELIFDPTVGDILSGRGRGNIEMSVSPTGNLSMRGDMEVVDGTYLFTLRNVVNKRFDVDPGGHITWYGDPFDAQLALNAVYKLRAPLVDIIPAERAEGLGKRVPVEVVMRLKDRLANPDIGFDVRLPSVDEGTRTQVNSVLSEPDEMNRQVFSLIVLNRFLPVDRLGAANGPTGSRGNVVGTSGSELLSNQVSNWLSRLSNDVDLGFNYRPGDALTQDELELAVSTQLFDERLVLSTNVGVQYGSGATQQRDQLVGDFQLEYLMTNDGRIRLKAFSQSNDRNLNQADQAATTQGAGVAYREDFDTLGELWRNFTGMLGLRRRRPQANTTTPVPEKVEEPR, encoded by the coding sequence ATGCGCATGGGACCGGTCACCGGCCGTTGCTCCGCTATTTTCGCCATCCGGGCCCGCGATCTGCGTGTTCGCGCCCAAAACTATCCCCTCCTGAGCAGCTCCCCGTTCCTGAAGTGGTCCGGCCGTGTGCTTCGCGCGATCGCGTGGCTGCTGCTCCTGCTGGTGGTGGCGGCCATGATGGGTGTGTTCGCCCTTCGGCTTCCATCCGTGCAGACCTGGCTCGCCGGCCGGCTCAGTGACTACGCGTCGGAGGCCTTGGGAAGCTGTGTCCGTGTGGAGCGCGTGCACCTCACCTTCACCGGTCCGGCCGAGCTGCGCGGCGTGCTGGTGTGCGACCTGCGTGGCGACACCCTGTTCGCCGTGCGTCGCCTCAACCTGCGCCGATGGAGGGTCGGCACGGAGCGGCGGCAGGTGCACCTGCGCGGCGTCACCGTGGAGGGGGTGCGCTGGCACCTGCGCCAGGCGGTGGGCGACAGCACCAGCAACTTCACCCAGTGGATCGCCGCGCTCTCCTCCGGGGAGCCCACGCCACCTGGCGCACCCTGGACCATCCAGGCCGATGCCTTCACCATCCGCGACCTGCGCTTCACGCACCACAACGCCGCCTCGCCCGTGCTGCCCTTCGGGGTCGACTTCGAGCACGTGGACGTGTCCGGCGACGTGCTCGGCCACGACCTGCTGGTGATCGAGGACAGCATCCGGGCGGTGCTCGACCACGTGTCGTTCCGGGAGAAGAGCGGGCTGGCCTGCACCGGCCTGCAGGGCCGGGCCACGGTGAGCGGACGGGGCATCGCGGTGGACCACCTGGAGCTGCGCACTCCGTTCAGCACGCTTCGAGGGCGCTACGAGATGCGCACGGCCTCCTGGAGGGACTACAACGACTACATCGATCGCGTGGAGATGCGGGCCGAACTGGACAGCTCGGTGGTGGACCTGCGCGACATCGCCTGGTTCGCGCCGGATCTGGAAGGGCTTGCCGCGCGGGTGGGCGTGCGGGGTCGGGCGTACGGCACGGTGCGCGAGCTCAAGGCGCGCGAGCTGACGCTGGACTACGGGCGCCACACGCGCTTCGAGGGCTCCGTGGAGATGAGCGGCCTGCCCGACCTGGCCGGCACCTTCATGGTGGTGGATGCACGCACCCTGCGCACCGACGCCACCGACCTGGCCACCGTGCCCGTGCCCCCGTTCCCGGAGGGACGGGTCATGGACGTGCCGCGCGAGCTTGCCGTGCTGGGACCCATGGCCTTCCGCGGCAACTTCACCGGCTTCGCTTCCGCCTTCACCGCGTATGGCAGTGCCAGCACGGCGCTGGGCGTGTTGGCCACCGACATGTCCTACGACCGCGACACGGTGAGCGATGTGTTCCGGTTCCGCGGTGCGCTGTCCACCACCGGCTTCGATCTGGCGCCACTGGCCGGCGACTCCACCGTGGGGCCCATCGCCTTCGATGTGAAGGTGAACGCCAGGGGCCGCGACCTGGCCACCATGCAGGCCGATCTGGACGGCCGCGTACCGCTGATCACCATCAACGACCGGCCCCTGACGGGCATCACCGCCTCCGGCCGCCTTCAGCGCCGCTTGTTCAACGGGCAGCTCACCTGCGACGACCCCAACGTGAAGCTGCGGTTCGACGGCCTGGCCGACCTGCGCGGTGCCTGGCCGAAGGTGGACTTCACCGCGGCCCTGGAGCGCGCCGACCTCTTCGAACTGAACATCGCACCGGAACTGCACCTGGGCGAGGTGAGCGGCATCGTCCGCGCCCAGGGCGAACTGGCCCCGGACAGCCTCAAGGGGAGCCTGGCGATCGAGGGCCTCACCTATTGCGACGATCAAGGTGTATTGACGCTGGGGGATGTCACGGTGGCGAGCACACGCAAGGATGGCGGACCGGTGCTGTCCCTGCGCTCCGACCTGGTCGATGCCGACGTGCAGGGCCGCTTCCTGCCGACACGGCTTCCGGCCGCCTTCACCAGCGTGGTGTACAGCATCTTTCCGGCGCTCGCTGAAGAGGTGCGGTACGACCAGGAGCAGCAGCGCTTCGCGTTCGATGTCCAGGTCAAGGAGGCCGGGCCCCTGCTCAAGCGCGTGGTCCCGCGTCTCGAACTGGCGGCCGGAGCACGGTTCACCGGCATGTTCGACACCCGCACCTTCGACATGGCCCTCACCGCCGATCTGCCGCGGATCGCCTACGGCACCATCGGGGGCGATTCGGTGCGCATGATCCTGGACAAGACCCTGGACCTGCTGGTCTTCAGCATGCGAAGCCGCCGCCAGCAATTGACGGACAGCACCTTTCTGGAGGGCATCGACCTTTCGGGCAAGGCCTATCAGGACGAACTGGAGGTGCGCATGGTGTGGGATGGCAGCACGCACGACACGCGGGGCGACCTGCATCTGGTCGGGCTCGTGAACGGACGGACCGACGTGGAGATCGACCTGCTCCCCAGCCGCCTGCACCTGGGCATGGGCGCATGGACGAACCCTGCACCGGTGCGGCTCCATGTCCACGAGGGCGGTCTGGAGATCCGCCAACTGGAGGTGCGGAACGAGGAGGAACGCATCACGCTGGACGGATGGCTCTCCACCGACCCGGAGCGCGCGCTCGCCTTCGATGTGGACGGTGTGCAGCTGACGCATCTGCGGCCGTTCTACAAGGGGCCCATGTTGTCCGGGGCGGTGAGCGGGGAGGGCCGTGTCTTCGACCTGTTCGGCGAGCCCAGCCTGCTCAGCTACCTCTGCATCGATTCCTTGAAGGTGGACAGGCATCCGGTGGGGGATATCACGTTCGCCGCGACATGGAGGAACGCTCGGCGCGAGATGGAGGTGGGCGGAACGATGCAGCGCGGCCGGTTGAAGGCGCTGGAGTTCCAGGGCCGCGTCTCGCCCGCCGCCGAAGAGGAGCAACTGGACCTGGTCCTGGAGCTGGACTCCTTCGACCTGGCCTTCATCGACCCCTACCTGCCGGAGGGGGTCAGCGACATCCAGGGCCGGGTGACGGGGGACATCCGCGTTGGCGGGACCTTGTCGGAGCCGCGCGTGGAGGGCACGGCGCTGTTGGATGAGGCCGGACTGCGCATCGACTACCTCAACACCTTCTACAGCCTGAGCGATCGGGTGAGGATCCTGCCCGACGGGTTCTGGCTCGACCTGGTCCGGGTGAAGGACCAGGAAGGGCGGACGGCCAGGGCGGTGGGCACCATCAACCACAAGGGCTTCGCCAACTGGGACTATGACGTGGTGCTTGAGCTCGATCGCTTCCTCTGCCTGAACACCACCGTGAACGACAATGAGCTGTTCTACGGCAAGGCCTATGGCACGGGCGATCTGCAGGTGAGCGGATACGAGGACAACCTCGAGGTGGTGTTCACCGGCCGCACCGCGCCGGGCACCTCCATCAGCCTGCCCTTGGGCACCGCACGCGACCTGAGCGGGATCGACTTCGTGCGCTTTCACGCGGGCTCCCTGGAGCTCGACACCATCCGTACGCCGGTGGACCTGAGCGGCGTGCGCCTCGACCTGGATGTGGAGGTGACCCCGGACGCCCGCTTCGAGCTCATCTTCGACCCCACCGTGGGCGACATCCTCAGCGGCCGTGGCCGGGGCAACATCGAGATGTCGGTGAGCCCGACCGGCAACCTCTCGATGCGCGGCGACATGGAGGTGGTCGATGGCACCTATCTGTTCACCCTGCGCAACGTGGTGAACAAGCGCTTCGACGTGGACCCCGGCGGTCACATCACCTGGTACGGCGACCCCTTCGATGCCCAGCTCGCCCTGAACGCCGTGTACAAGCTGCGGGCGCCGCTGGTGGACATCATCCCTGCGGAGCGGGCCGAGGGCCTGGGCAAGCGCGTGCCGGTGGAGGTGGTGATGCGCCTCAAGGACAGGCTGGCCAACCCGGACATCGGCTTCGATGTGCGCCTGCCCTCGGTGGACGAAGGCACCCGCACCCAGGTGAACAGCGTGCTGAGCGAACCGGACGAGATGAACCGCCAGGTGTTCAGCCTCATCGTGCTCAACCGCTTCCTTCCTGTGGACCGGCTGGGTGCCGCGAACGGCCCCACGGGGTCGCGGGGCAATGTGGTGGGCACCTCGGGCAGCGAGCTGCTGAGCAACCAGGTGAGCAACTGGCTCAGCCGCCTCAGCAATGATGTGGACCTGGGGTTCAACTACCGCCCGGGGGATGCGCTCACGCAGGATGAACTGGAGCTGGCGGTGAGCACACAGTTGTTCGATGAGCGATTGGTGCTCAGCACGAACGTGGGCGTGCAGTACGGGTCCGGCGCCACCCAGCAGCGCGATCAGCTGGTGGGCGACTTCCAGCTGGAGTACCTGATGACCAACGACGGCCGCATCCGCCTGAAGGCCTTCAGCCAGAGCAACGACCGCAACCTGAACCAGGCGGACCAGGCGGCCACCACCCAGGGTGCCGGTGTGGCCTATCGCGAGGACTTCGACACGCTTGGCGAGCTCTGGCGCAACTTCACGGGCATGCTCGGCCTGCGTCGGCGGAGACCGCAGGCGAACACGACGACCCCGGTCCCGGAGAAGGTGGAGGAGCCGCGTTGA
- a CDS encoding glycosyltransferase, translated as MRLLVLLSRVPYPLEKGDKLRAYHLVKRLAERHEVLLCCLSDQLIHPDHLDHLRSFCHHLEVIHLPRWRIVWKLVTAVFSRLPFQVAYFHHAAAQRRVDAIIERFAPDHVLCQLVRTTEYVRWHFTLPKTLDYMDTLSKGMERRTETSSPLLRPLLLTETRRLQAYENLMFDLFDHRIIISAQDRDYLYHPERAHMTVIPNGVDTTHFHPIPGELTHDLLFTGNMNYPPNIDSVLYLVNKVLPLVRRERPEVSLLISGVDPSPRVRQLAEEDPLITVTGWVKDIRTSYVSARVFVAPMQIGTGLQNKLLEAMAMGMPCITSALANNAVGAPPGEGILIGHDPASYAAHILRLLADEEERRRIAANGHRHVLSTFDWARAVDTLDRLITSPVRTTAPLPIG; from the coding sequence ATGAGGCTGCTGGTGCTGCTCTCCCGTGTGCCCTATCCCCTGGAGAAGGGCGACAAGCTGCGGGCCTACCACCTGGTGAAACGGCTGGCCGAACGGCACGAGGTGCTCCTCTGCTGCCTCAGCGACCAGCTCATCCATCCCGACCACCTCGACCATCTGCGCAGCTTCTGCCACCACCTGGAGGTGATCCACCTGCCCCGATGGCGCATCGTGTGGAAGCTCGTCACCGCCGTGTTCTCCCGCCTGCCCTTCCAGGTGGCCTACTTCCACCATGCGGCCGCACAACGTCGCGTGGATGCGATCATCGAGCGCTTCGCACCGGACCATGTGCTCTGCCAGCTGGTGCGCACCACCGAATACGTGCGGTGGCACTTCACCCTGCCCAAGACGCTGGACTACATGGACACGCTGAGCAAGGGCATGGAGCGCCGCACGGAGACCTCCAGCCCGCTGCTCCGTCCCCTGCTGCTCACGGAAACACGCCGCCTGCAGGCCTACGAGAACCTGATGTTCGACCTGTTCGACCACCGCATCATCATCTCGGCCCAGGACCGCGACTACCTCTACCATCCGGAGCGCGCGCACATGACGGTGATCCCCAACGGGGTGGACACGACCCACTTCCATCCGATCCCCGGAGAACTGACCCATGACCTGCTGTTCACGGGGAACATGAACTACCCCCCGAACATCGACAGCGTGCTCTACCTGGTGAACAAGGTGCTGCCGCTGGTGCGCCGCGAACGGCCCGAAGTGTCGCTGCTGATCAGTGGTGTGGACCCCAGCCCGCGGGTGCGGCAGCTGGCCGAGGAGGACCCTTTGATCACGGTGACGGGCTGGGTGAAGGACATCCGCACGAGCTACGTGTCGGCGCGCGTGTTCGTGGCCCCCATGCAGATCGGCACGGGGCTGCAGAACAAGCTGCTGGAGGCCATGGCCATGGGCATGCCGTGCATCACCTCGGCCCTGGCGAACAACGCCGTGGGGGCCCCGCCCGGGGAGGGCATCCTCATCGGCCATGACCCTGCGAGCTATGCGGCCCACATCCTTCGCCTGCTGGCGGACGAGGAGGAGCGGCGGCGCATCGCGGCGAACGGCCACCGCCATGTGCTGTCCACCTTCGACTGGGCACGGGCCGTGGACACGCTGGACCGCCTGATCACCTCGCCCGTCCGCACGACCGCCCCCCTGCCGATCGGCTAA
- a CDS encoding glycosyltransferase gives MMRILQLCHKPPYPPIDGGSKAMHNLTRGLLAAGHSVKVMCIHTPKHPLDIDALPDDYRRATDIEGVFVDTSLNVVDAFTDLITADNYNISRFFSPDMDIALIRVLSARPFDVVLLESLFMTPYIATIRRYTDALVVLRSHNLEHVLQERIASGERNFIKRPYRRFLARQLKDYEMAVLDRVDGVAAISPSDAAHFEAHGSRTPIATIPFGVDPAEHERPLPGGRPVFFHLGSMDWEPNLEGIRWLVAEVWPRVIARHPEARLHLAGNRMPDDLLKLDLPGLQVKGRVKSAEQYIAERHVMVVPLHSGGGMRVKIIEGMAMGRCVISTTIGAEGIAVTHDHDILLADTAAAFARQMMRTLDEPGLVATIGANARATIVGHYSDARIIHDLQGFLRSLERA, from the coding sequence GTGATGCGGATCCTTCAGCTGTGCCATAAGCCCCCCTACCCGCCCATCGACGGCGGCAGCAAGGCCATGCACAACCTCACGCGGGGTCTGCTGGCCGCAGGGCATTCGGTGAAGGTGATGTGCATCCACACCCCCAAGCATCCCCTGGACATCGATGCGCTGCCCGACGACTACCGCCGGGCCACCGACATCGAGGGCGTGTTCGTGGACACGAGCCTCAACGTGGTCGACGCCTTCACCGACCTGATCACGGCGGACAACTACAACATCAGCCGGTTCTTCTCGCCGGACATGGACATCGCGCTCATCCGCGTGCTCAGCGCCCGTCCCTTCGATGTGGTGCTGCTGGAGAGCCTGTTCATGACCCCGTACATCGCCACCATCCGCCGCTATACCGATGCGCTGGTGGTGCTGCGGTCGCACAACCTGGAGCATGTGCTGCAGGAACGCATCGCCAGCGGTGAACGCAACTTCATCAAGCGGCCCTACCGCCGCTTCCTCGCCCGCCAATTGAAGGACTACGAGATGGCCGTGCTGGACCGGGTGGACGGTGTGGCCGCCATCAGTCCGTCCGATGCCGCGCATTTCGAGGCGCACGGCTCGCGCACCCCGATCGCCACCATCCCCTTCGGCGTGGACCCGGCCGAGCATGAGCGGCCGCTGCCCGGCGGCCGACCGGTGTTCTTCCACCTGGGCAGCATGGACTGGGAGCCGAACCTCGAAGGCATCCGATGGTTGGTGGCGGAGGTGTGGCCCCGCGTCATCGCCCGCCATCCGGAGGCGCGCCTGCACCTGGCCGGCAACCGGATGCCCGACGACCTTCTGAAGCTGGACCTGCCCGGTCTCCAGGTGAAAGGCCGCGTGAAGAGCGCCGAACAATACATCGCCGAGCGCCATGTGATGGTGGTCCCCCTGCACAGCGGCGGCGGTATGCGGGTGAAGATCATCGAGGGCATGGCCATGGGCCGATGCGTCATCAGCACCACCATCGGCGCCGAGGGCATCGCCGTCACGCATGACCACGACATCCTGCTGGCCGACACGGCCGCCGCCTTCGCACGGCAGATGATGCGCACCCTCGACGAGCCGGGCCTCGTGGCCACGATCGGGGCCAACGCCCGCGCCACCATCGTGGGCCACTACAGCGACGCGCGCATCATCCACGACCTGCAGGGCTTCCTTCGCAGCCTCGAACGCGCATGA
- a CDS encoding LptF/LptG family permease has protein sequence MKRLHRMIIAAYLGPLVVTFGIVLFILSMQFLWKYVDDLMGKGLPWYTLTELLVYATASFVPLALPLAVLLSSIMTMGGLGENSELVPMRSAGLHLFRILRPLVVLVMLLSGLSFLFCNNVLPVANLRFHSLLWDVTRKKPAMNLRPGVFYNGIDGLSIRVRDKAEDGTLSDVLIYDHREPFQGNRTVVRARSGTMQRSADGGSLLLTLRDGHFYDARDPSGRKGRTDALVHGTFATDVVRLDLSGLGLQRTDEDLFKDNYKMQTIGQLARTEDSLTSAFRERVAMQESYLHNAFRPLRDSLPVAGMPTATSSGTGSLPTPAVHDQAIDMARATMNFLERTDEERKGSLEQIARHGVEWHRKLMLAIACLIFFFIGAPLGAIIRKGGMGLPTVFAIVFFLIFHIISFSTEKLVISLKMPPWPGMWISSLVLLPIGIWLTWKAATDSPLLDRDAYYRGWYRLRTLLRGRRDADPSAVP, from the coding sequence ATGAAGCGCCTTCACCGCATGATCATCGCGGCCTACCTGGGCCCGCTGGTGGTCACCTTCGGCATCGTGCTCTTCATCCTGAGCATGCAGTTCCTGTGGAAGTACGTGGATGACCTGATGGGCAAGGGGCTGCCCTGGTACACCCTCACCGAACTGCTGGTGTACGCCACGGCGAGCTTCGTACCGCTGGCCCTGCCCCTGGCCGTGCTGCTTAGTTCGATCATGACCATGGGCGGGCTCGGGGAGAACAGCGAGCTTGTTCCGATGCGCTCGGCCGGCCTCCACCTGTTCCGCATCCTGCGGCCGCTGGTGGTGCTGGTGATGCTGCTCTCCGGCCTGTCGTTCCTCTTCTGCAACAATGTGCTGCCCGTGGCCAACCTCCGCTTCCACAGCCTGCTTTGGGACGTGACGCGGAAGAAGCCCGCGATGAACCTGCGGCCCGGGGTCTTCTACAACGGCATCGACGGACTGAGCATCCGCGTGCGGGACAAGGCCGAGGACGGGACCCTCTCCGATGTGCTGATCTACGACCACCGCGAGCCGTTCCAGGGGAACCGCACCGTGGTGCGCGCCCGCAGCGGCACCATGCAGCGCAGCGCCGATGGAGGAAGCCTTCTGCTGACCCTTCGCGACGGCCATTTCTACGACGCGCGCGACCCCTCCGGGCGCAAGGGAAGGACGGACGCCCTGGTGCATGGCACCTTCGCGACGGACGTGGTGCGGCTCGACCTGAGCGGGCTGGGGCTTCAGCGCACCGATGAGGACCTGTTCAAGGACAACTACAAGATGCAGACGATCGGCCAGCTGGCGCGCACCGAGGATTCGTTGACGAGCGCGTTCCGCGAGCGGGTGGCGATGCAGGAGAGCTACCTGCACAACGCCTTCCGCCCGCTGCGCGACAGCCTCCCGGTGGCGGGCATGCCGACGGCCACCTCGTCCGGCACGGGCTCCCTGCCGACGCCGGCCGTGCACGACCAGGCGATCGACATGGCGCGCGCCACCATGAACTTCCTGGAGCGCACCGACGAGGAGCGCAAAGGCAGCCTTGAGCAGATCGCACGGCACGGCGTGGAGTGGCACCGCAAGCTGATGCTCGCCATCGCCTGCCTGATCTTCTTCTTCATCGGCGCGCCCCTCGGAGCCATCATCCGCAAGGGCGGCATGGGCCTGCCCACCGTGTTCGCCATCGTCTTCTTCCTCATCTTCCACATCATCTCCTTCAGCACCGAGAAGCTCGTCATCAGCCTGAAGATGCCCCCCTGGCCCGGCATGTGGATCAGCAGCCTGGTGCTGCTCCCCATCGGCATCTGGCTCACCTGGAAGGCCGCCACCGATAGCCCCCTGTTGGACCGCGATGCCTATTATCGCGGCTGGTACCGGCTCAGAACCTTGCTGCGCGGCCGGCGTGATGCGGATCCTTCAGCTGTGCCATAA
- the tsaD gene encoding tRNA (adenosine(37)-N6)-threonylcarbamoyltransferase complex transferase subunit TsaD — MRILGIESSCDETAAAVLEDGRVLSNVVAGQAVHAAWGGVVPELASRAHQEHIVPVVEAALREAGLSPAALTAIAFTQGPGLIGALHVGAAFAKSFAQALGVPLLAVDHMRAHVLAHFIRDTEDRPLPEFPFLNLTVSGGHTLIVLVRSALDMVAIGGTLDDAAGEAFDKGAKLLGLPYPGGPRVDALAAQGDPHRFRLPRPVVPELDLSFSGTKSAFRNLVLPLRGPDGLLPPELLPDLCATLQDAILDHLLHKLTLAVERTGIPRIGIAGGVSANSGLRSRLVELAATRGWTVHIPPFAYCTDNAAMVAMAGDRLLRAGRTSGVDVVPLARIPQR, encoded by the coding sequence ATGCGCATTCTGGGCATCGAAAGCTCGTGCGATGAGACCGCTGCGGCCGTGCTGGAGGATGGACGTGTCCTGAGCAATGTCGTCGCCGGCCAGGCCGTGCATGCCGCCTGGGGTGGCGTGGTGCCCGAACTGGCCAGCAGGGCGCACCAGGAGCACATCGTCCCGGTGGTGGAGGCCGCCCTGCGGGAGGCCGGCCTGTCCCCTGCCGCGCTCACCGCGATCGCCTTCACCCAGGGCCCCGGGCTCATCGGTGCGCTGCACGTGGGAGCCGCCTTCGCCAAATCCTTCGCCCAGGCCCTGGGGGTGCCGCTGCTGGCCGTCGACCACATGCGGGCGCACGTGCTGGCCCATTTCATCCGTGACACCGAGGACCGCCCGTTGCCGGAATTCCCCTTCCTGAACCTCACGGTGAGCGGCGGCCACACCTTGATCGTGCTGGTGCGCTCCGCCCTGGACATGGTGGCCATCGGCGGCACGCTGGACGATGCCGCCGGCGAGGCCTTCGACAAGGGGGCCAAGTTGCTGGGCCTGCCCTATCCCGGTGGTCCGCGGGTGGATGCCCTCGCCGCCCAAGGCGACCCGCACCGCTTCCGCCTTCCCCGTCCCGTTGTGCCGGAGCTCGACCTCAGCTTCAGCGGCACCAAGAGCGCCTTCCGCAACCTGGTCCTTCCCCTGCGCGGCCCCGATGGCCTTCTTCCGCCCGAACTGCTCCCGGACCTGTGTGCCACGCTTCAGGACGCCATCCTGGACCATCTGCTCCACAAGCTCACCCTGGCGGTGGAGCGCACAGGCATCCCGCGCATCGGCATCGCGGGCGGCGTGTCCGCCAACTCGGGCCTGCGCAGCCGCCTCGTCGAACTGGCGGCCACACGCGGGTGGACCGTTCACATCCCGCCCTTCGCCTACTGCACGGACAATGCGGCCATGGTGGCGATGGCCGGCGATCGGCTGCTGCGCGCGGGCCGCACATCCGGCGTGGACGTGGTCCCCCTTGCACGCATCCCCCAGCGTTGA
- a CDS encoding bifunctional 3,4-dihydroxy-2-butanone-4-phosphate synthase/GTP cyclohydrolase II: MNDIRLDPIEEAIADIRAGKVVIVVDDEDRENEGDLLTAARNATPEVVNFMARHGRGLICAPLTEERCDQLGLGLMVHDNTALHETPFTVSVDVKGRGTTTGISAQDRAATIQALIDPTTTAADLARPGHIFPLKARNGGVLRRTGHTEAAVDLARLAGFEPAGVIVEILNEDGTMARLPELRRMADTFGLKLVSIADLVAHRMRTESLVERQVRVQLPTTHGDFELIAFRQTNTGEEHLALVKGSWRPDEPVLVRVHSSCVTGDIFGSCRCDCGPQLHRAMEMIDAAGKGVIVYMQQEGRGIGLVNKLKAYKLQEEGADTVEANVMLGFDMDARDYGVGAQILHDLGVRKMRLLTNNPRKRTGLIGYGLEIVENVAIEIDANPHNERYLRTKKNKLGHLLRLGDRD, from the coding sequence ATGAACGACATCCGTCTGGACCCCATCGAGGAGGCCATCGCCGACATCAGGGCCGGCAAGGTGGTGATCGTGGTCGACGATGAGGACCGTGAGAACGAGGGCGACCTGCTCACCGCCGCGCGCAACGCCACGCCCGAGGTGGTGAACTTCATGGCCAGGCACGGCCGGGGGCTCATCTGCGCCCCCCTCACCGAGGAGCGCTGCGACCAGCTCGGGCTGGGCCTGATGGTGCACGACAACACCGCCCTGCACGAGACCCCCTTCACCGTGAGCGTGGACGTGAAGGGCCGCGGCACCACCACCGGCATCTCGGCGCAGGACCGTGCCGCCACGATCCAGGCCCTGATCGACCCCACCACCACGGCGGCCGACCTCGCCAGGCCCGGACACATCTTTCCGCTGAAGGCCCGCAACGGGGGTGTGCTGCGCCGCACCGGCCATACCGAGGCCGCGGTGGACCTGGCCCGGCTGGCGGGCTTCGAGCCTGCGGGGGTCATCGTGGAGATCCTCAACGAGGACGGCACCATGGCCCGCCTGCCCGAACTGCGACGCATGGCCGACACCTTCGGGCTGAAGCTGGTGAGCATCGCCGACCTGGTCGCCCACCGGATGCGCACCGAAAGCCTCGTGGAGCGGCAGGTGCGTGTGCAGCTCCCCACCACGCATGGTGATTTCGAGCTCATCGCCTTCCGGCAGACGAACACCGGCGAGGAGCACCTGGCCCTGGTGAAGGGCAGCTGGCGGCCAGATGAGCCCGTGCTGGTGCGCGTGCACAGCAGCTGCGTCACGGGCGACATCTTCGGCAGCTGTCGCTGCGATTGCGGCCCCCAGCTGCACCGCGCCATGGAGATGATCGACGCCGCCGGGAAGGGGGTCATCGTCTACATGCAGCAGGAGGGCCGCGGCATCGGCCTGGTGAACAAGCTGAAGGCCTACAAGCTGCAAGAGGAGGGGGCGGACACGGTGGAGGCCAACGTGATGCTCGGCTTCGACATGGACGCCCGCGACTACGGGGTGGGCGCTCAGATCCTGCACGACCTCGGCGTGCGCAAGATGCGGCTGCTGACCAACAACCCGCGCAAGCGCACCGGCCTCATCGGCTACGGGCTGGAGATCGTGGAGAACGTGGCGATCGAGATCGACGCCAACCCCCACAACGAGCGCTACCTGCGCACCAAGAAGAACAAGCTGGGCCACCTGCTGCGCCTGGGCGACCGCGACTGA